The following proteins come from a genomic window of Nodosilinea sp. FACHB-141:
- a CDS encoding glycosyltransferase family 2 protein translates to MPQVTKIPLLSDLPAPPSGKTGWPWTKQGEPLAEQMLDGPEYPRISIVTPSYNYGQYIEETIRSVLLQGYPNLEFIIIDGGSTDETLDIISSYEPWLSFWCSEPDEGQTDAINKGFERCTGDIFVWLNADDAYLSSTCLCEVADLYCQGNQLIVGACLNVNEYDQELIIYEQYNGISRPQTFDDYVKFWSFVPLPQPAVFIDKGLCDKAFPLNISLSTTMDYQLFLRVLAQNPKAVWVDNRWVKFKYHGLNKTLQTNKNQYEEYYKVASAEAKQVYSRLKRLTYQTTARDFMALGSIISSPDKEKLKIILKVLTHRITLIRLPLFWKVLFKSLLGQAIYQQIKYWWKRYAV, encoded by the coding sequence ATGCCACAAGTAACAAAAATTCCGCTGCTGAGCGACTTACCTGCCCCTCCCTCCGGTAAAACAGGATGGCCCTGGACTAAGCAAGGTGAACCTCTAGCCGAGCAAATGCTTGATGGCCCTGAGTATCCCCGCATCAGCATTGTGACCCCTAGCTACAACTATGGGCAATACATTGAAGAAACTATCCGTTCAGTTTTATTGCAGGGTTACCCAAATCTTGAATTTATTATTATTGATGGTGGCTCTACCGACGAGACACTCGACATCATAAGCTCCTACGAACCCTGGCTTTCCTTCTGGTGTAGCGAACCTGATGAAGGACAAACAGATGCTATTAATAAAGGATTTGAGCGTTGCACAGGCGACATCTTTGTATGGCTAAATGCTGATGATGCCTATCTCAGTTCAACTTGCTTATGTGAGGTCGCAGACCTGTACTGTCAAGGCAATCAGCTCATTGTTGGAGCTTGCTTAAACGTCAATGAGTATGATCAAGAGCTCATTATATATGAGCAATATAATGGCATTTCTCGACCTCAGACGTTTGATGATTATGTCAAGTTTTGGTCTTTCGTACCGCTTCCCCAACCTGCTGTATTTATTGATAAAGGGTTGTGTGATAAGGCTTTTCCATTGAATATCAGTCTTAGTACAACAATGGATTACCAGCTATTTCTACGTGTTCTGGCTCAAAATCCAAAGGCTGTTTGGGTTGATAATCGTTGGGTCAAATTCAAATACCATGGGTTGAATAAGACACTCCAAACAAATAAGAATCAGTACGAAGAGTACTACAAAGTAGCCAGTGCAGAAGCCAAACAAGTGTATTCCAGATTGAAGAGGTTGACTTACCAAACTACAGCCCGCGATTTTATGGCATTAGGATCAATTATTTCTTCTCCAGACAAAGAAAAGCTCAAGATTATTCTTAAGGTACTCACTCATCGAATAACGCTTATACGTCTTCCTCTGTTTTGGAAAGTTTTATTCAAATCCTTACTAGGCCAAGCAATTTATCAGCAAATCAAATATTGGTGGAAACGCTATGCAGTCTGA
- a CDS encoding ABC transporter ATP-binding protein: MSDTVIRVENLGKKYIIGHQQQERYTALRDVLANRAKDITQIFNPKAKRQKPNSEEFWALKDVSFEVKRGDRIGIIGRNGAGKSTLLKILSRITEPTNGRISIKGRVASLLEVGTGFHPELTGRENLFLNGTILGMGKAEIKRKFDEIVAFAEVEKFLDTPVKRYSSGMYVRLAFAVAAHLEPEILIVDEVLAVGDAQFQKKCLGKMEQVGQQGRTVLFVSHNIAAMRSLCSRAILLNQGHLIEDSNVENIVAKYLAEEDISESVVKWDSRTAPQSPEIRFIRAYILNDQGDYASLLDCRKGFQVAVEYEILKPLRDLRIGFFMQNLEGVAICGSNDPMAWIKPVREPGRYVSQCDFPGYILNAGRYSVYFGADIPPYTKLLVSTPYCLSFTVEDVEGHGLLNEKLPGVIRPNLNWKVNYLVHS, encoded by the coding sequence CTGCGAGATGTATTGGCTAACAGGGCCAAAGATATTACCCAGATTTTCAACCCAAAAGCTAAACGCCAAAAACCAAACTCAGAGGAGTTTTGGGCTCTCAAAGATGTCTCATTTGAGGTAAAGCGGGGCGATCGCATCGGCATCATCGGCCGCAATGGGGCAGGGAAATCAACCTTATTAAAAATTTTAAGCCGGATTACAGAACCGACTAATGGGCGCATTTCTATTAAAGGCCGGGTTGCCAGCTTGCTGGAGGTGGGCACAGGGTTTCATCCAGAGTTAACCGGACGAGAAAACCTTTTTCTCAATGGCACAATCTTGGGAATGGGTAAAGCAGAGATCAAACGCAAATTTGATGAGATTGTGGCGTTTGCGGAAGTCGAGAAATTTTTGGATACGCCTGTAAAGCGCTATTCCTCCGGAATGTATGTTCGCCTTGCTTTTGCAGTAGCAGCACATTTAGAACCAGAAATTTTGATTGTGGATGAGGTGCTGGCGGTTGGAGATGCCCAGTTTCAAAAGAAGTGCTTAGGCAAAATGGAACAGGTGGGACAGCAGGGAAGAACTGTCCTATTCGTAAGCCATAACATAGCTGCCATGCGATCTCTTTGCAGTCGAGCTATTTTGCTGAATCAGGGCCATTTAATAGAAGATTCTAATGTAGAAAATATAGTCGCCAAATACTTAGCAGAAGAAGACATATCCGAATCTGTAGTTAAATGGGATTCGCGAACAGCGCCCCAATCACCAGAGATTCGATTCATTAGAGCCTACATTTTGAATGATCAAGGTGACTATGCATCTTTACTAGATTGCCGTAAGGGATTTCAAGTTGCCGTTGAATACGAAATTCTCAAGCCTCTTCGAGATTTGAGAATTGGCTTTTTTATGCAAAATCTAGAAGGAGTAGCAATTTGCGGCTCCAATGATCCCATGGCATGGATTAAGCCTGTAAGAGAACCAGGTCGTTATGTAAGTCAATGTGATTTCCCCGGCTACATTCTCAATGCAGGAAGGTACTCAGTTTATTTTGGTGCGGATATTCCTCCTTATACAAAACTACTCGTATCAACTCCATATTGCTTGAGCTTCACCGTAGAAGATGTCGAGGGGCACGGATTACTAAATGAAAAGCTACCGGGAGTTATTCGTCCAAATCTTAATTGGAAAGTAAATTATTTAGTTCACTCATAA
- a CDS encoding glycosyltransferase family 4 protein has product MRVAHITPTYFDNDSVIGGGERYPTELAAWMSKHTPTALVSFAPSRQTRYLDSLRVETFPVQHFIHGNRVNPISFRYLTSVINADIVHIHNINTVVSDMACMIGRLFNKKVFVTDYGGGGSLILNHKLPVFQGYRGAIAYSQFGMGFIPESLQRKAILIKGGIDINKFCPNPSLRKENKILYVGRLLPHKGINYLVDAMQILRETDYRLVIIGRAYHDQFYRDLKEQAEGLPIEFVHNADDQRLINEYRTAKVTVLPSVHTTCYGNYTSVPELMGFTLLESQACGTPAICTDAGAMQEFVEHGKTGLVVEQNSGEAIAKAIRQIINLSPEEFEQWQIRSRQCVTCMDWKSVVEQHLELYAKS; this is encoded by the coding sequence ATGCGTGTTGCTCACATTACCCCCACTTATTTTGATAACGATTCAGTCATTGGTGGTGGAGAGCGATATCCAACTGAGTTAGCAGCCTGGATGTCAAAACATACCCCAACCGCTTTGGTCAGTTTTGCTCCCAGTCGCCAGACTCGCTATCTTGACAGTCTCCGAGTTGAGACGTTTCCGGTTCAACACTTCATTCATGGAAACCGCGTCAATCCCATTAGTTTTCGCTACCTTACATCAGTAATCAACGCAGATATTGTCCACATTCACAACATTAATACTGTTGTATCAGATATGGCATGTATGATAGGGCGTTTGTTTAACAAAAAGGTGTTTGTAACCGATTATGGGGGCGGTGGTAGTTTGATACTCAACCACAAACTTCCAGTATTTCAGGGATATCGAGGAGCCATTGCTTACTCCCAATTTGGGATGGGATTTATTCCTGAATCATTGCAGCGGAAAGCAATTTTAATCAAAGGCGGCATCGACATTAACAAGTTTTGTCCTAATCCTTCCCTGCGGAAAGAAAACAAAATTCTATATGTAGGACGCCTATTACCCCACAAGGGTATTAATTATCTAGTTGACGCAATGCAGATTCTCCGAGAAACGGATTATCGTCTAGTCATTATCGGCAGAGCTTACCATGACCAGTTTTATAGGGACTTGAAAGAGCAAGCAGAGGGGTTGCCTATTGAGTTTGTTCATAATGCTGACGATCAACGTCTCATCAACGAGTATCGAACGGCAAAGGTAACTGTATTGCCTTCTGTACATACTACTTGTTATGGCAACTACACTTCCGTACCAGAACTTATGGGCTTCACCTTGCTAGAGTCACAAGCTTGTGGAACTCCGGCCATTTGTACCGATGCAGGGGCAATGCAAGAGTTTGTAGAACATGGAAAAACGGGTTTGGTAGTTGAACAAAACTCAGGGGAGGCGATTGCTAAAGCCATCCGTCAAATCATTAATCTATCTCCAGAAGAGTTTGAGCAATGGCAAATCCGCTCCCGCCAATGTGTAACATGCATGGACTGGAAAAGCGTCGTCGAGCAACACCTAGAGCTTTATGCAAAATCCTAG
- a CDS encoding bifunctional 2-polyprenyl-6-hydroxyphenol methylase/3-demethylubiquinol 3-O-methyltransferase UbiG → MEDLYTIENALQFKWASVTGSLNPERVSHLKSYVIGKKILDVGCGGGAYVEFLSQQGFDITGVDKHKQFLQLAQEESAAGTYVQGDIAKLPFPDKTFDSSYCFDVLEHVDDKLAIKELARVTANRIIIAVPKEDEIMNKYNLTFLHYQDKTHLRNYTEDSLKKLASSINPSNIHIFTELGIPTRSLVKEMIEFKETQHDNSPKKAYRKMLNFLLQKLLNRTYYKEVYTGLVAVIDI, encoded by the coding sequence ATGGAAGATCTATATACGATTGAAAACGCATTGCAATTCAAATGGGCTTCTGTTACTGGAAGTTTGAATCCTGAACGAGTTTCTCACCTCAAGTCCTATGTTATTGGGAAAAAAATCCTCGATGTTGGTTGTGGTGGCGGAGCATATGTAGAGTTTCTATCTCAACAAGGTTTTGACATCACAGGAGTTGACAAACACAAGCAGTTTCTTCAATTAGCTCAAGAAGAGAGCGCAGCAGGTACTTACGTTCAAGGAGACATTGCAAAACTGCCATTCCCAGACAAGACATTTGATTCTTCTTATTGTTTTGATGTCTTAGAACATGTCGACGATAAATTGGCAATAAAAGAATTAGCGAGGGTTACAGCTAATCGAATTATTATTGCTGTCCCCAAAGAAGATGAGATAATGAATAAATACAATCTTACATTTTTACATTATCAAGACAAGACTCATTTAAGAAATTATACGGAAGATTCTCTCAAAAAACTTGCATCGAGCATTAATCCTTCGAATATTCATATATTTACTGAATTAGGAATTCCAACTAGATCTCTAGTTAAAGAGATGATAGAATTCAAAGAGACTCAACATGATAACAGTCCCAAAAAAGCTTATAGAAAAATGCTCAATTTTTTGCTTCAGAAATTGCTTAATAGAACGTATTACAAAGAAGTTTATACAGGATTAGTGGCAGTAATTGATATTTAA
- a CDS encoding glycosyltransferase family 4 protein, whose product MQNPSLRQEMTKKLEKQSLRILLVTHAPLLPEHGAAQVAINLGQAFKALGHEVALWSPQPIPPEIQQWNRSRYMQKKLQNYLETQDTFDVIDCPPIFITRSFKEKSIVISRHVQPDLLYILSTLNIDRNTSLKNFLSFPLRLCVSISDTVSIICGWYIADYIFCLGTHELKWMTKWFPSLRGKLSAYYNAISENEQESLKKIREARSLEQLPHIRFLWIGRWVRHKGIRELENFISSWLLNRPQDCFTIAGCGNYETSKSLSRLNKVEQVSIVSNFDRSKLLELLNSHNIGLFCSQIEGWGLCLNEMLESGMPVFATNTGGVSDLKRLLGDNILAFPPNPQSINKAIRQSTFDHTYYNYFSWNSIANSYLEKIFN is encoded by the coding sequence ATGCAAAATCCTAGTTTGCGGCAGGAAATGACTAAGAAGCTTGAAAAACAATCTCTTCGCATTTTGCTCGTAACTCATGCTCCGCTACTGCCTGAACATGGAGCAGCCCAAGTAGCAATTAACCTAGGCCAAGCTTTCAAAGCTCTAGGGCATGAAGTTGCCCTTTGGTCTCCACAACCTATCCCGCCAGAAATTCAGCAATGGAATCGATCGCGTTACATGCAAAAAAAACTACAAAATTATTTAGAAACTCAAGATACATTTGATGTTATCGACTGCCCCCCAATTTTTATTACAAGATCCTTTAAAGAAAAATCTATTGTTATTTCCAGGCATGTACAGCCTGACTTGTTATATATATTAAGCACCTTAAATATCGATCGCAATACAAGTTTAAAGAACTTTCTTAGTTTTCCATTAAGATTGTGTGTCTCTATCTCTGATACTGTCAGCATTATTTGTGGGTGGTATATAGCTGATTACATTTTTTGTTTAGGTACGCATGAACTGAAATGGATGACAAAATGGTTTCCATCTTTACGTGGAAAACTTAGCGCTTATTACAACGCAATATCTGAGAATGAGCAGGAAAGCTTAAAGAAAATAAGAGAAGCTAGGAGTCTTGAGCAGCTACCTCACATCAGATTTTTGTGGATTGGTCGCTGGGTAAGACATAAAGGCATTAGGGAATTAGAAAATTTTATAAGTTCTTGGCTCTTAAATAGACCTCAAGATTGCTTCACAATTGCTGGATGCGGTAATTATGAAACCTCAAAATCTCTTTCTAGATTGAATAAAGTAGAGCAGGTCAGCATAGTTTCTAATTTTGATAGATCAAAGCTTTTGGAACTATTAAATAGCCATAATATCGGTTTATTTTGTAGCCAAATAGAAGGATGGGGACTTTGTCTAAACGAAATGTTGGAGTCTGGAATGCCTGTTTTCGCAACCAATACAGGTGGCGTTTCAGATCTCAAGCGCTTGTTAGGTGATAACATTCTTGCATTTCCGCCCAATCCTCAGTCAATAAACAAGGCAATAAGGCAAAGCACTTTTGATCACACTTACTACAACTATTTCTCCTGGAATTCTATTGCAAATTCCTATCTTGAAAAAATATTCAACTAG
- a CDS encoding sulfotransferase, with amino-acid sequence MNSFFVIGCPRSGTTFLMECLEALPYTECVSGISFPVPMAHLAAQQLPEQTMHCLEYGLRSTLDVYLNAIPNSRFKAFHRLVAGFLGVSEAKKIFQRRRQLENLIYKEPFFSFSPDFLYRAVPDCKIIYLYRDGRDCANSLVECYDVLTNAKLKTLDTSESTLGYQHKGFWIPWWVAAEQADVFVEVSPYVRSIWMWKEMVSCCESFFGQANVITSGRVLKIKYEDLAHEPITFGEKIVNYIGADFDSRLQKRFRQASVKAIGKYKKRDASDIKLAEQLAYHELSLYGYIA; translated from the coding sequence ATGAATTCATTCTTTGTCATAGGCTGCCCGAGATCGGGAACAACTTTTCTAATGGAATGCTTAGAAGCATTGCCCTATACAGAGTGTGTATCTGGAATCTCTTTTCCGGTGCCTATGGCTCATCTTGCCGCTCAACAACTGCCTGAGCAAACAATGCACTGTTTAGAGTATGGTCTAAGATCTACGCTAGACGTGTATCTTAATGCTATTCCCAATTCTCGGTTCAAAGCATTTCACCGCTTAGTAGCTGGCTTTCTAGGAGTTAGCGAAGCCAAAAAAATATTTCAGCGGCGACGGCAACTTGAAAACTTGATTTACAAGGAGCCGTTTTTCAGCTTTTCACCTGATTTCCTTTATAGAGCAGTGCCGGATTGCAAAATCATATATTTGTATCGCGATGGACGCGATTGTGCAAACTCATTAGTTGAATGCTACGACGTGCTCACCAATGCAAAGCTCAAAACTCTAGATACATCAGAATCAACACTAGGATATCAACACAAAGGCTTTTGGATACCTTGGTGGGTTGCCGCCGAGCAAGCAGATGTCTTTGTTGAAGTATCACCTTATGTCCGTTCTATTTGGATGTGGAAAGAAATGGTAAGTTGCTGCGAATCCTTTTTTGGTCAAGCCAACGTGATAACCAGTGGACGAGTTTTGAAAATAAAATACGAAGACCTAGCACATGAGCCTATAACTTTTGGAGAAAAAATCGTCAACTACATTGGTGCCGATTTTGACAGCCGTCTCCAAAAACGCTTTAGGCAAGCTTCAGTTAAAGCTATTGGAAAGTACAAGAAGCGAGATGCTTCAGATATCAAATTGGCGGAACAATTGGCATATCATGAGTTGAGCTTATACGGTTACATTGCGTAG
- a CDS encoding glycosyltransferase family 1 protein, with amino-acid sequence MRILYDGQIYASQMAGGINRYFSNLINNLPKSVHPVLTTCQTLSVNYPSHPNLKTFHYQRFGFRPGRVSYWLEPYYFKTVNYLNTFDVIHPTYYNLLSRQDISQCRHPVVLSVWDMIHEIFPEQMDADGNHREIKRKAILAAQKILCISENTKKDLLNRYSISEKDVTVTYLASELDISMSYSSDSVPECPYFLYVGSRASYKNFERLLIAFAKVTSSCDDLALCVVGSPFTEDEKKLIHDLEVEDYIEHCGYVANDHLAKLYRCSLAFVYPSLYEGFGIPPLEAMACGTVAIVANSSSLPEVVGDAGLLFDPQSTDELIDQLKVVLDHSTERDRLISKGQIRAKQFSWDKTVAQTVEVYRTVVA; translated from the coding sequence ATGCGCATCCTTTATGATGGGCAGATTTATGCCTCTCAAATGGCTGGAGGCATCAATCGTTATTTTAGTAACTTGATCAACAATTTACCAAAATCTGTTCATCCAGTTCTAACGACTTGCCAGACCTTAAGTGTCAATTATCCTAGTCACCCCAATCTAAAAACTTTCCATTACCAGAGGTTTGGCTTTCGTCCCGGTCGAGTTTCCTACTGGCTTGAACCTTACTACTTCAAAACAGTAAATTATTTGAATACATTTGATGTTATTCACCCTACCTACTACAATCTGCTATCCCGGCAAGACATTAGCCAATGCCGCCATCCTGTCGTGTTGTCTGTCTGGGACATGATTCACGAGATTTTTCCTGAGCAGATGGATGCTGATGGTAATCATCGTGAGATAAAACGAAAAGCAATTCTTGCAGCGCAAAAAATTCTTTGTATTTCCGAAAATACAAAGAAGGACTTGTTGAATAGATATTCGATATCAGAGAAGGATGTAACAGTTACCTACTTAGCCTCTGAGTTAGATATTAGTATGTCCTACAGTTCAGATTCTGTTCCTGAATGCCCCTACTTTCTTTACGTCGGCAGTCGTGCAAGTTACAAGAACTTTGAACGTTTACTTATCGCGTTTGCAAAAGTGACTTCTAGCTGCGATGATTTAGCACTTTGTGTGGTGGGTTCACCGTTTACAGAAGACGAAAAAAAATTAATCCACGACCTCGAGGTGGAAGACTATATTGAACATTGTGGTTATGTAGCCAATGATCACTTAGCGAAGCTCTATCGTTGTAGTCTCGCGTTTGTTTACCCATCTCTTTACGAAGGTTTTGGTATTCCTCCTTTGGAGGCTATGGCTTGTGGGACAGTGGCGATTGTAGCGAACTCGTCCAGCCTCCCCGAAGTTGTTGGTGATGCTGGGTTGCTCTTTGACCCACAATCTACGGATGAATTGATTGACCAACTAAAGGTTGTTTTAGATCATTCAACAGAGCGCGATCGCCTAATTAGCAAAGGCCAAATTAGAGCAAAGCAGTTTAGTTGGGATAAAACTGTAGCTCAAACTGTAGAAGTTTATCGCACCGTCGTTGCTTAA
- a CDS encoding glycosyltransferase family 1 protein: protein MKVLYDITVLGMGHIMPRAKTGVFRVAENLACGLKEIEECELEFCVSSIPDWLFASFDYLDANDKLNAVSFPHSWRSKRQLWSFQNRLNLQIEDSHGLRRNSLRLIRKLVSSAGQSARRNYRPIESKSISNSNIYHSPFHPIPEEIRTASHLQKFLSVMDLIPILFPDFFEFDESGTIKKAINSLDPESWIFCISHSTKEDLCNYTKLIDPSKVFVTHLAASELFYPCTNSQHFKYVCEKYKIPKSPYILSLSTLEPRKNIDHIIRCYIQLVEQEKLQDLHLVLVGTKGWKYDKIYTELSNNPILKDRIIVTGYVADEDLASLYSNALAFVYPSFYEGFGLPPLEAMQCGIPVITSDTSSLPEVVGDAGIMLNPKDVDGMCHSLLKLYSQPALRQAMARKSIEQSKKFSWEKCVQETVAAYKLALSV from the coding sequence ATGAAAGTTTTATATGACATTACAGTTTTGGGCATGGGGCATATCATGCCTCGTGCAAAAACAGGAGTTTTTAGGGTTGCAGAAAATTTAGCCTGTGGCTTGAAAGAAATAGAGGAGTGTGAACTAGAATTTTGTGTTAGTTCAATTCCTGATTGGTTGTTTGCTTCCTTTGATTATCTAGATGCTAATGACAAACTTAATGCAGTTTCGTTTCCTCATTCTTGGAGAAGCAAACGCCAGCTCTGGAGCTTTCAGAATAGATTAAATTTACAGATTGAAGATTCTCATGGCTTAAGAAGAAATTCATTAAGATTAATACGAAAGCTTGTAAGTTCAGCCGGTCAATCAGCTAGAAGAAACTACAGACCTATTGAATCCAAAAGCATTTCAAATAGCAACATTTATCACTCACCGTTTCATCCAATTCCAGAGGAAATTCGAACAGCAAGTCATCTGCAGAAGTTTTTGTCAGTAATGGATTTAATCCCAATTCTCTTTCCTGATTTCTTTGAGTTTGATGAGAGTGGCACTATTAAGAAAGCAATTAACAGCTTAGATCCAGAGTCCTGGATTTTTTGTATATCCCACTCAACTAAAGAAGATTTGTGCAATTACACAAAACTGATTGATCCTTCAAAAGTTTTTGTAACTCATTTAGCGGCTTCTGAACTTTTTTATCCCTGTACTAATTCTCAACACTTTAAATATGTTTGTGAGAAATATAAAATTCCAAAGTCTCCTTACATCTTAAGTCTAAGCACACTGGAACCTCGTAAAAACATCGATCACATCATTCGTTGCTACATTCAGCTTGTTGAGCAGGAAAAATTGCAAGACCTACATCTGGTACTAGTCGGCACAAAAGGCTGGAAATACGACAAGATTTATACTGAACTATCCAACAATCCTATTCTGAAAGACCGCATTATTGTCACAGGTTATGTCGCAGATGAAGATTTAGCTTCTCTATATAGTAATGCTCTTGCATTTGTTTATCCGTCATTTTATGAGGGTTTTGGTTTGCCACCTTTAGAGGCAATGCAATGTGGCATTCCTGTAATTACTTCTGATACTTCTTCTCTCCCTGAAGTAGTAGGTGATGCCGGTATCATGCTTAATCCTAAAGATGTGGATGGGATGTGTCATAGCTTATTAAAATTGTATTCTCAACCTGCTTTACGGCAAGCTATGGCTCGTAAGTCTATAGAGCAGTCTAAGAAGTTCAGTTGGGAGAAGTGTGTTCAAGAAACAGTCGCGGCTTACAAACTCGCTCTGTCGGTATAG
- a CDS encoding class I SAM-dependent methyltransferase: MQSEANRLEVTAANTDEGYRILSVGCGKQESRPSVVRLDISADVDPDVVWDLGKFPYPFSNASFDVIECFDVIEHLHEIPPTMEEFHRILKPGGILKITTPHFSCANSYIDPTHRWHLSYFTFDYFCDGHELSYYSKARFTIQYRFLMFQGGRFNRSLVSRLANRFPKSYENRWAWIFPAWYLYFELTSIVEVN, encoded by the coding sequence ATGCAGTCTGAAGCTAATCGTTTGGAAGTAACAGCTGCTAATACCGACGAAGGATATCGTATTTTATCTGTTGGCTGTGGTAAGCAAGAGTCTAGACCTAGTGTTGTTCGATTAGATATATCGGCAGACGTCGATCCCGACGTTGTTTGGGATTTAGGAAAGTTCCCCTATCCCTTTAGTAACGCCAGTTTTGACGTGATTGAATGTTTTGATGTAATCGAACACCTGCACGAAATTCCTCCAACAATGGAGGAATTTCATCGCATCTTGAAACCAGGAGGCATCCTTAAAATTACAACACCTCATTTCTCCTGCGCCAATTCATATATTGATCCAACTCATCGTTGGCATCTAAGCTACTTTACATTCGATTATTTTTGTGATGGTCATGAGTTGTCTTATTACTCAAAGGCAAGATTTACAATCCAATATCGTTTTTTGATGTTTCAAGGAGGGCGCTTTAATCGCTCGCTTGTTTCGCGATTAGCCAATCGGTTTCCCAAATCCTACGAAAACCGATGGGCTTGGATTTTTCCGGCTTGGTATCTCTACTTCGAATTGACATCTATCGTAGAGGTTAATTGA
- a CDS encoding glycosyltransferase family 1 protein, which yields MNGQINKEICQIVPSLPPDINGVGDYALNLANQLRLDFGINTHFIICDPAWVGSDKLEGFQVDRISYRSAKSLIAQLVNIEPKSPILLHYVGYGYAKRGCPTWLINGLKTWNHQCQQVHLVTMFHETSAFGPIWTSAFWFSATQRFLVKQLIRLSDRIFTSKRSYAELLQSYAPRKFTTIPSIPVFSTVGEPKNPSSLSERTRRLVIFGGRSQRIKVYEDSLEQLLQICRYLDIQQICDIGPVLDTLPAEIDNISITAAGCLPSEKISTILSNSIAGFFSYHPAFLGKSTIFAAYCAHRVIPISATMTDLPEEGLQPGKHYALPDQYNTERRNMALMQAIADQAYAWYQVHNLSAQAKTYYTLLSDLDVPQP from the coding sequence ATGAATGGTCAAATAAATAAAGAAATTTGCCAGATTGTCCCGAGTCTTCCTCCGGATATTAATGGAGTAGGTGATTATGCTCTAAATTTAGCAAATCAGCTTAGGTTAGATTTCGGCATCAACACGCATTTTATAATTTGTGACCCGGCCTGGGTAGGATCTGACAAGTTAGAAGGATTTCAAGTTGATCGAATTAGTTACCGATCAGCAAAATCTCTTATTGCTCAATTAGTTAACATTGAGCCTAAAAGTCCTATTCTGCTTCATTATGTTGGTTACGGTTACGCCAAACGGGGGTGTCCGACTTGGCTAATAAATGGATTGAAAACTTGGAATCATCAATGCCAACAGGTACACCTGGTGACAATGTTTCACGAGACTTCCGCCTTTGGCCCGATTTGGACAAGTGCTTTTTGGTTCTCTGCAACACAGAGATTTTTAGTAAAACAGTTAATCAGGCTAAGCGATCGCATCTTCACCAGCAAACGTTCCTACGCGGAGCTACTGCAGAGCTATGCCCCAAGAAAGTTCACAACTATTCCATCAATTCCTGTCTTCTCAACCGTAGGCGAGCCAAAGAATCCTTCCAGCTTATCTGAACGTACCCGTCGCCTCGTCATCTTTGGGGGGCGCAGCCAACGCATCAAAGTCTACGAAGATTCCTTAGAACAACTCCTCCAAATTTGCCGATATTTGGACATTCAACAGATTTGTGACATCGGACCAGTTCTCGACACACTTCCTGCTGAAATAGATAACATATCGATTACCGCTGCGGGTTGCCTTCCCAGTGAAAAGATCTCTACCATTCTCTCCAACTCGATCGCAGGTTTTTTCAGTTACCACCCTGCATTCCTTGGCAAATCCACGATTTTCGCAGCGTACTGTGCCCACCGGGTCATACCTATCAGTGCTACTATGACCGATCTCCCTGAAGAGGGGTTGCAACCTGGCAAGCATTACGCCCTTCCAGATCAATACAACACCGAGAGAAGAAATATGGCATTGATGCAGGCGATCGCAGACCAAGCTTATGCCTGGTATCAAGTGCACAATTTATCGGCACAGGCCAAAACCTACTACACGCTTCTGTCAGATTTGGACGTCCCACAACCATGA